The proteins below come from a single Xiphophorus hellerii strain 12219 chromosome 14, Xiphophorus_hellerii-4.1, whole genome shotgun sequence genomic window:
- the clcn3 gene encoding H(+)/Cl(-) exchange transporter 3 isoform X5: MEEEDAAADPYLPYDGGGDTIPLQEIPRRGSNYAMSNGGGAASSTTHLLDFLEEPIPGVGTYDDFHTIDWVREKCKDRERHRKINSKKKESAWEFTKSLYDAWSGWLVVTLTGLASGALAGLIDIAADWMNDLKEGVCLSAMWFNHEQCCWTSNETTFAERDKCPQWKSWAELILGQAEGPGSYIMNYFMYIYWALSFAFLAVCLVKVFAPYACGSGIPEIKTILSGFIIRGYLGKWTLMIKTITLVLAVASGLSLGKEGPLVHVACCCGNIFSYLFPKYSKNEAKKREVLSAASAAGVSVAFGAPIGGVLFSLEEVSYYFPLKTLWRSFFAALVAAFVLRSINPFGNSRLVLFYVEYHTPWYLFELIPFILLGVFGGLWGAFFIRANIAWCRRRKSTRFGKYPVLEVILVAAITAVVAFPNPYTRQNTSELIKELFTDCGPLESSQLCQYRSQMNGSTAYTDNPNQPAEPGLYSAMWQLCLALIFKIIMTIFTFGLKVPSGLFIPSMAIGAIAGRIVGIAMEQLAYYHHDWFLFKEWCEVGADCITPGLYAMVGAAACLGGVTRMTVSLVVIVFELTGGLEYIVPLMAAVMTSKWVGDAFGREGIYEAHIRLNGYPFLDAKEEFTHTTLARDVMRPRSSDPPLAVLTQDDLTVEELQGIINETSCNGFPVIVSKESQRLVGFALRRDITIAIENARRKQEGIMLNSRVYFTQHAPTLPADSPRPLKLRSILDMSPFTVTDHTPMEIVVDIFRKLGLRQCLVTHNGRLLGIITKKDILRHMAQMANQDPESIMFN; the protein is encoded by the exons ATGGAGGAGGAGGACGCGGCGGCCGACCCCTATCTGCCGTACGACGGGGGAGGGGACACCATTCCCCTGCAGGAGATCCCTAGAAGAG gcTCTAACTACGCCATGTCTAATGGCGGCGGGGCAGCCAGTAGTACCACCCATCTGTTGGACTTCCTGGAGGAGCCCATTCCAGGAGTGGGAACGTATGACGACTTCCACACCATCGACTGGGTTCGCGAGAAGTGCAAGGATCGCGAGAGACACAGGAAG ATCAACAGCAAGAAGAAAGAGTCGGCATGGGAGTTCACCAAGAGCCTGTACGACGCCTGGTCCGGGTGGCTGGTCGTGACGCTCACCGGCTTGGCATCAG GTGCTTTGGCTGGCCTGATTGACATTGCTGCTGATTGGATGAATGACCTGAAGGAAGGTGTTTGTCTGAGCGCCATGTGGTTCAACCACGAGCAGTGCTGCTGGACGTCCAATGAGACCACCTTCGCTGAGAGGGACAAATGTCCTCAGTGGAAGAGCTGGGCCGAACTAATATTGGGACAGGCCGAG GGCCCCGGCTCTTACATCATGAACTACTTCATGTACATCTACTGGGCTCTGTCCTTCGCCTTCCTGGCCGTCTGTCTGGTCAAGGTTTTTGCTCCATATGCCTGCGGCTCAGGAATCCCAGAG ATCAAGACAATCCTGAGTGGGTTCATCATCCGGGGCTACTTGGGTAAGTGGACCCTGATGATTAAGACCATCACTCTGGTGCTGGCGGTGGCGTCGGGGCTCAGCCTGGGGAAGGAGGGGCCCCTGGTCCATGTGGCCTGCTGCTGCGGGAACATCTTCTCCTACCTCTTCCCAAAGTACAGCAAGAACGAGGCCAAGAAGCGAGAG GTTCTGTCGGCCGCATCGGCTGCTGGGGTCTCTGTAGCTTTTGGAGCACCGATTGGAGGAGTTCTGTTCAGCTTGGAAGAG GTGAGCTACTACTTCCCTCTGAAGACCCTGTGGCGCTCCTTCTTTGCCGCACTGGTGGCGGCCTTCGTGCTGCGCTCCATCAACCCCTTCGGTAACAGCCGCCTGGTGCTGTTCTACGTGGAGTACCACACTCCCTGGTACCTCTTTGAGCTCATCCCCTTCATCCTTCTGGGGGTGTTCGGAGGACTCTGGGGCGCCTTCTTTATCCGAGCCAACATCGCCTGGTGCCGGAGACGCAAGTCCACACGCTTTG GGAAGTACCCTGTGTTGGAGGTGATCCTGGTGGCTGCCATCACAGCGGTGGTCGCTTTCCCTAACCCCTACACCCGTCAGAACACCAGTGAGCTGATCAAAGAGCTGTTCACCGACTGCGGCCCACTGGAATCCTCCCAGCTGTGCCAGTACCGCAGCCAGATGAACGGCAGCACCGCTTACACGGACAACCCCAACCAGCCGGCGGAGCCGGGCCTCTACTCAGCCATGTGGCAGCTCTGCCTGGCGCTCATCTTTAAAATCATCATGACTATATTCACATTTGGACTGAAG GTACCGTCAGGCTTGTTCATCCCCAGCATGGCCATTGGAGCAATCGCAGGGCGAATTGTCGGCATCGCCATGGAGCAGCTGGCGTATTACCACCACGACTGGTTCCTGTTCAAAGAGTGGTGCGAGGTCGGAGCCGACTGCATCACTCCGGGCCTCTACGCCATGGTGGGGGCCGCAGCGTGTTTGG GTGGCGTGACCCGTATGACTGTCTCACTGGTGGTCATCGTGTTCGAACTGACCGGCGGCCTGGAATACATCGTCCCCCTCATGGCCGCCGTCATGACCAGCAAATGGGTGGGCGACGCGTTCGGCCGCGAGGGAATCTACGAGGCTCATATCCGTCTGAACGGATACCCCTTCCTGGACGCCAAGGAGGAGTTCACGCACACCACGCTGGCCAGAGACGTGATGAGGCCCCGGAGCAGCGACCCGCCGCTGGCGGTGCTGACGCAGGACGACCTGACGGTCGAGGAGCTGCAGGGCATCATCAATGAAACCAGTTGTAATGGTTTCCCAGTGATCGTGTCCAAGGAGTCGCAGAGACTGGTGGGCTTCGCTCTGCGCAGGGACATCACTATTGCTATAG AAAACGCTCGCCGCAAGCAGGAGGGCATCATGTTGAACTCGAGGGTGTACTTCACCCAGCATGCACCCACCCTGCCAGCCGACAGCCCCCGGCCCCTCAAGCTGCGCTCCATCCTGGACATGAGCCCCTTCACCGTCACCGACCACACCCCGATGGAGATCGTGGTGGACATTTTCAGAAAGCTGGGGCTCAGGCAGTGTCTGGTCACTCACAACGG GCGCCTTCTTGGTATTATCACAAAAAAAGATATCCTTCGTCACATGGCTCAAATGGCAAACCAAGATCCAGAGTCCATCATGTTCAACTGA